From a single Hypanus sabinus isolate sHypSab1 chromosome 7, sHypSab1.hap1, whole genome shotgun sequence genomic region:
- the LOC132397424 gene encoding ABC transporter F family member 4-like, translating to MCENRVVRQVQAVKIVFSSHSWDCCACKCLISVLWRERGILENEGQRDGVSCSGSEVWMDEEEQRDGVCPVERGSVWMDEEEQRDGVCPVERGSVWVDGEQQRDGVSHAEWEVWMDEEEQREGMCHAEWEVWMDEEEQRDGVCPVERGSVWVDEEEQRDGVCPVERGSVWVDEEEQRDGVSHAEWEVWVDEEEQRDGVCPVERGSVWMDGEEQRDGVSHAEWEVWMDEEEQRDGVCPLEGGCVWIDVEERWEGLCPVEWEVWMDMEEQRDGVCPVERGSVWVDEEEQRDGVSHAEWVVWMDEEEQREGMCPVGRGSVWVDEEEQRDGVSHAEWEVWMDEEEQRDGVCPVERGSVWVDEEEQRDGVCPVERGSVWMDGEEQRDGVSHAEWEVWMDEEEQRDGVCPLEGGCVWIDVEERWDGVCPVERGSVWMDGEEQRDGVSHAEWEVWMDEEEQRDGVCPLEGGCVWIDVEERWEGLCPVEWTWKSRGMEGVLWREGVFPLEGGRVWMDGEEEREGECRLMWKSRGRDCS from the exons ATGTGTGAAAATCGCGTGGTGAGACAAGTCCAAGCAGTAAAAATTGTATTTTCTAGTCATTCATGGGATTGTTGTGCTTGTAAGTGTCTGATATCTGTTttgtggagggagaggggtatATTGGAAAACGAGGGACAACGGGATGGAGTGTCATGCAGTGGGAGCGAGGTGTGGATGGACGAGGAAGAGCAGAGGGATGGAGTGTGTcctgtggagagagggagt GTGTGGATGGACGAGGAAGAGCAGAGGGATGGAGTGTGTcctgtggagagagggagtgtgtgggtGGATGGGGAACAGCAGAGGGATGGAGTGAGTCATGCGGAGTGGGAGGTGTGGATGGATGAGGAAGAGCAGAGGGAGGGAATGTGTCATGCGGAGTGGGAGGTGTGGATGGACGAGGAAGAGCAGAGGGATGGAGTGTGTcctgtggagagagggagtgtgtgggtggacgaggaagagcagagggatggagtgtgtcctgtggagagagggagtgtgtgggtGGATGAGGAAGAGCAGAGGGATGGAGTGAGTCATGCGGAGTGGGAGGTGTGGGTGGACGAGGAAGAGCAGAGGGATGGAGTGTGTcctgtggagagagggagtgtgtggatGGATGGGGAAGAGCAGAGGGATGGAGTGAGTCATGCGGAGTGGGAGGTATGGATGGACGAGGAAGAGCAGAGGGATGGAGTGTGTCCTTTGGAAGGAGGGTGTGTGTGGATTGATGTGGAAGAGCGGTGGGAGGGATTGTGTCCTGTGGAGTGGGAGGTGTGGATGGAcatggaagagcagagggatggagtgtgtcctgtggagagagggagtgtgtgggtGGATGAGGAAGAGCAGAGGGATGGAGTGAGTCATGCGGAGTGGGTGGTGTGGATGGACGAGGAAGAGCAGAGGGagggaatgtgtcctgtggggagagggagtgtgtgggTGGATGAGGAAGAGCAGAGGGATGGAGTGAGTCATGCGGAGTGGGAGGTATGGATGGACGAGGAAGAGCAGAGGGATGGAGTGTGTcctgtggagagagggagtgtgtgggtggatgaggaagagcagagggatggagtgtgtcctgtggagagagggagtgtgtggatGGATGGGGAAGAGCAGAGGGATGGAGTGAGTCATGCGGAGTGGGAGGTATGGATGGACGAGGAAGAGCAGAGGGATGGAGTGTGTCCTTTGGAAGGAGGGTGTGTGTGGATTGATGTGGAAGAGCGGTGGGATGGAGTGTGTcctgtggagagagggagtgtgtggatGGATGGGGAAGAGCAGAGGGATGGAGTGAGTCATGCGGAGTGGGAGGTATGGATGGACGAGGAAGAGCAGAGGGATGGAGTGTGTCCTTTGGAAGGAGGGTGTGTGTGGATTGATGTGGAAGAGCGGTGGGAGGGATTGTGTCCTGTGGAGTGGAcatggaagagcagagggatggAAGGTGTCctgtggagagagggggtgtttCCTTTGGAGGGAGGGCGTGTGTGGATGGatggggaagaggagagggagggggagtgtaGATTGatgtggaagagcagagggaggGATTGTTCTTGA